The DNA sequence TAGGAGCACAGGTTTCTTTTTTGACCTGCCATCCATTAAACAACATCGGAGGAATGGAACTGAGTGGTTAAGGAGAGGAACTtaggagccagactgcctgggtgagAAGGCAGTCCCTGCCGCTTACCAGCTGGCAGAATAGCACAGCTCATTCTCTCtggcctccctttcctcatcagTATGATGAGgctaatagtacctacttcacagtcctgtggtgaggattaaataaattaacatgtGTGGGGTGCTTGGAATAGTGCCTGACCCGATCAATGATCAGTCCATTTCAGTTATCATTGGTAAGTGCAAAAGAATTGTTCATGTAGTCGAAGCctcattcatttttaacataaatcTTCAAAAGTGTTACAATCACTTCATTTTCCCTTGTTCATCATATAAAACTTTTTTGAATACCCATTATGTACCAATGCATTTGTACTAAGCACTGGGAACaactataaattttatatgtacataaatgATCTGGCCTCGAGTAACTCGCAATCTGCTGGTGGAAAAAGacaacagagagaggaagatgatGGTGCTAGTGGCTCATGCTCACAAGGGCACCGCGTGATTGAATAGGGCCCTGCCTGGGCTTGGGGGTGGAGGGACATGCGACATGCAGAGGGCGCCCAGAGGAGGGTAAGAAAACTTTTCAATCTGATTATTCTAAGTGGTAAAAATCTGTAATTAACCATATTGAATGGGAATCTTCTGAACATGCGTCTCATCATTCTTTATAAGTTGCCCAGGCTGGAAAACTTTCTTGGAGACTGACAGCCTCTGTTGTGAATATCAGAGATTGTGCAAGGCTGTCAGGCAGACCTCCCTCCAGGGGCTCACTAAACTGAGTGTAGAGCTGTTGGCTCTTACATGGACCCTCTTGGCGGGGTTTTTAATTATTGGGTCTGCTTCTATGGGAGGAGGGCTGGTATCTTAGCTGTTGTTTCCTGAAGCTGCGACCCTGCCTACATCTCCAAATTGGTTATTTGTAATTTGCTGTGGACAGGGAAGTTAGGTAAGCATATTTATTAGTGTTatatttaaaaccaaatataGCAAATCTAGTGGTTCTTTCAGACAGGAAAGTGGAAGCATTAGTGAATGGATTTTTATGCAATGGTGTGTCGGGTGGGCTGAAGTGGTCTTTTGGAAGCTGGCTTGATTATGTCCAGGATCTCAGGTGGTTCTAGGCTGCCTTTGATGGAACAGTGACTTCGTGGTAATTAAATGATCTCAATTCTTCTTACAGTGGTATTTTTCCAACAGAAGGTGTGCTCTTCTTCTAGTATTTCAGTATGTAGTGGGTTCACTTTGATCCTGTTTATCATGCCTTCATTTTTCATGAACTTGAATCATATCATTCTCACCCTTCCTTGTCTCTATAGTCCTCATACTTAAGTCTAATACCCACAGCAGTTTCTTTATCCTCTTGATTTAATTAGTTGCTGAGATGGAGCACAGCTGGCACACTCCTATCTTGCCTTCAAAGCCTAGCTTGAATGACCCACTCTGAGAAACTTTTTCTTAGGATGAATCGTCTTTCTCTTGCAGAATAGTTTACATCTGTGCTTCCATAAAGCTTTTAATCCTCCTACTGTAACTCTTATTCTGGTAACATGTTTACATCTATGTGTCCATCTTCTTAGTTGGTCTTTGGCTTTTCTGAGATCATGTCTATCCATCTCTCAAAAGGTATCCCCCCAAATTTGTCACTTTCTAATTGTTGATTACACAAAACATTACATGATGTTTTATGGTTTGCACTCAATCCCTTTTGATGATATCTATTTGTGGGATCCTCCACCTCCCATCCACTCATCCCCCtacccacacaaacacactccAACATATAGAGCTCACGCTTAGGAtatcaaagattatttttctttaactgtgTTACGTCCACTTATTCAAAACTTCCGGCGTTGAAGAAGCCTTGCGTACAGCTGCAGCTTGTAACTCTTGGTTTTGCATTTCAGGATCTTTTGGAGTGCAGTTTCAGGCCCTTGGCTTAGCTGGGAGGAGGTAAGTTTGGGAGTTCAGCTGGACAGGAGGAAGGAGCTGACAATACTGTAAATCCTATGAGCTGGAAGTAAAATTCCAAGATGTGGGGAGAGTTGGAATCTATTTGCATCTGTCAAGCAGTCGTCCCCCTGGAAATATTTCTCTGCCTTTGAGGAGTTGCTGTTTACCCACCAAGCATGGACGGATGTTCAGTGACCAGTTAGCACCTCACGGTTCAGACTGGGTCAATCACAGTATTTCCCTGAAATTTTTAAAGTCTGGAAAAGGGGTGGATTGGGGTGGGATATGCAATTTGTGATCTGGTGTATACATGGAGCTGCCTCCTCTTCTTGTCTGAACAAGGATTCTTCTAATGCAGAGGGAGCAGCCCAGTGCTCCTCATCTAGGCAGAGGCTCTGTGAAAGAAGTGGAGGCCCTAGGACTCTATGGGTAGAGCAACCAGGATTCAGGCCAGTTCCCCACTGAAGCAAAGCTCCAGCACAGCATCCTTGTATGCTTCTTGCTTCCTGTCTCCACTCTTCTCAGAATGGTGGTGAAATTGATCAGGTGGCTAGTGGGTGAGATAAGGATCCcaagggagagagggcagggaaagggagaagagaaaggagacttGGGTGTTTCACTGTGCTTATTAATCTCGCATTGATCCTTAGCGGTTCTGATAAAGGTATCCATAGAATAGTTTGTCTTTATCTAGCAAGTTCTCTAGTAAACGAATTTTCTGCTCTCGCTCCAAACGTCATGGAAGCATGGCTATCCTTAAGTTGTTATTTGTATGGAACTCTatcaataacttttaaaaagtgaataatagTTCTTTTGAATGAAGATTTCagttaatatttacttatttaatccaCATTTATTGACCTTCCACTAATGTCAGCCATCGTAGTACATACTTCAGAGAAAAGGTTCATTTAAACAGATACACTCAGACCCccaggagcttacaatctagcaTAAGGGGGGAAAACACAGATAAGTGCACACCTAACCATATGCAAGGTATAGTATGATAGAGATCATAAAAGTTGcatttaatgtgtgtgtgtggtacaaAAATAGATGATTTTCAGTGGAAGGGAGTCAGGGCTGGCTTTATTCAAGATACCTCTAAAGCTTGGGGGGGTCTTATTAGGTCTTGCTGATTCAGGTGCATTCCAGATGTCAGTCAGGGTTAGGATATCCAGTGTACATAGCAGTTTGAAGTATTTCTATGTCTTCAACCTGTCAGGTAAAAAGCCTTTCTGCATTTCCAAGTTTCAAGGTAGGGAGACCAAGGGAGCATGCTTGggtattttttgtaatttttttaaatgccatatgATCCTTCAGAAATCAAACATGCTcttaagatattttattgttttgaaggTCTCCAAGCATTTTGGGGGAGATTGAAGGAAGCGTTTTTGGTAGGAATTAGGAAGCTAATTATCTCATAGCTTTGATGCTACTTGTATGCAGAGTTTACATATCTGTGAGCTTTCAGAGAAATTACCAGGTTCTGAGAGAAATGCCAGCTGAAAGGAAGCTCGTGAGGATCCAGGCGCCTAGTAAGGGTAGAGAGGGGACTGGCAGGCCAGCTTCGATTTGGAAGCCTTTATGAGTGGAAGAGCCAGCAGGGACAGGGAACAATGGAGAGATGcgagaagcaaagagaaagagtgaaggaaagaatGGTACCAAACTTATTAGTAGAAGTAACAAATGCTAGAAGTCACTGTAGTGTAAAATCAAATGAGGAACATGATGGATGATCAATGAGACTGATCAGACATGGAGACCATCCATCCACATCACGTTCCCTGCGGACCAGTGGCATGCATCTTCCAATTTCTGATGTCTTCAGTGAATGTGAGATCAAGGTCAACCAAGACTTTTACTTCACTTATACATAGTAGCAAATGACTAATTAGGCAGCAACTACAAATTGCTAAGAGAACAgaataattttagttaatttggttaagcaatgaaaaaaatattttgcatcacATGCAGTGCCTGCATCCTTCGTTGTCCTACAGATGGCATTCCCACCTGGGAACTGTGGTTTAACCAGCTGCACAGTGCCTTAAACACAGAGGCTGATTAATAATTGCCTGCATGATTGCCTGAATGATTCCTATATTTGTTCACTAAGTACTGGCTGAGCACTCCTCtgaccaggcactgttctaggcactggagacagAGCAGTTTCAGATGGAGCCAATGTTCCAGTGGATGATGTTAGATGAGAAAAGAAGTGAacacaatatacacaaaatgtaaacatataaTGTTGAGTAGTAAAGTGATATGAAAAAGAGTAAACCTGGGCAAGGGTTAGAGTTAAAATGGGAGTGGAGGATTCTACTTCAGATAGGAAGGCCGTTTTGATGAGGTGCCTCTGAGCAGACATCTGAGTGAAGTGAGAGAGTGAGCCATAACTGGAAGAAGAGTGAAGAGGGAGTGTATTTGGGGAATAGCAAGGAGCTCAGTGTGGTAGGAATGGATAACCggaagtggggtggggtggtgggaagGGTATGGAGATGTCTTCAGATACATAGCCAGGAGCTAGATTGAAGACTTGCAGGGCATGCTAAGATTTTTGATATTGCACAAAGTGTGATAGGAAGCTATTGGTGGGTATTGAGCAGAGGGATGATATGATTGGACTTATATTTGAATAGGATCATCCTTGCTGCTACAGGGGATGGATTCAGAGTAAGAAACAAAGTGACAGGAGGCTAGTTTAATAGTCCTGGTCAACCTTGATGGTAGTTTGAATTGAGAAGGTGGACGTGGAGATGAAAAGTAGTGAGATTTGCCGTATATTCTGAAAGTACACCTGAAAAAGTTTTTTCTTGCTGGGGAAGATTtaccttgggctaacatctgttgccaatctccttgtcttttgcttgaggaagactagccctgagctaacatctgtgctaatcttcctacgctttatatgtgggtcacctgccacagcatggctgatgagtggtgtaggtccacacccgggatccaaacctgtggacccgggccgctaaagcagagcacaccaaacttaacctctacgccacgAGGCCAGGCCCCTGACAGAATTTTTTGATACGCTGAATGTATGATGTGAAAACTCAGTCAAGGACGATTCCAAGGATTTTGGTTTAAGCAACTGGGTGACTGAACAAGTGGTTTACTGGCATAATGAATATGGGAAAGCGAGCAGGTTTGGGGGGATGTTTACTTTTGGACTGGGTGAGTTTGAAATGGCTTTTAGGTATTTAAGTAGAGCAGTCAAAGACAATTTGATacatgagtctggagttcagcgGAGAGGTTAGAACAGGGATATAAATTGTGGACTGCTCTGCATACGGCATTGTGCTGCATGGTGCTGACACTGCTTTAGTTCTGGGGTACAGCAAAGATACACTCTGCATCAAGTACTCAAAGTACACAGACTGCACCTCACTATCCTCTTTAAAAAtcaccctcccacacacacaacaTAACCTTGTTGGTCTATAACATAgttaatttcttctctctcagatATTTGAAGCAAATGAGAATTCTGTGTATTGTGTACTCAGTGACCACAGAGAAAAATTAGTGCACCCCAAAGGTGCCAACTGAACAATTTTGGAACATTCTTAGAGAAGAGCTATACTTCCaagaattttatgtatatacttaAGTATTTTAAGCTATACTTAAGAGAACTGATAAGCAATTCTAAAGAGCTCTCCAGGCTAACTCTTTACTGTTAACCCTCCTATTGGAGGGCATATCAAGGTCATTATACTTAATCTAGGTTCAAAGTCATTCTGAGACCTAGTGTAGcctggattgttgggtttttgtttttttttttttttttgattggcaccctagctaacaactgtttccaatcttctttttttttttctttctgctttctctcccccaatccccccagaacatagtgGTATAtcattagttgtgggtccttctagttgtggcatgtgggatgctgcctcaacatggcctaatgagtagtgccatgtccacgcccaggatctgaactggtgaaaccctggactgccaaagcagagcaggtgaacttaaccacttggccgtgggtcTGGCCCCCTGGATTGTTTTTTATCTGACATACCTGAGGGAACTCTAGGGGATGGCTCCAGGATGTGGTCACCAGGGAAGTTCAAGGAGAATATCCTATGACATCTATTAATATCACCAAAGAATTTTGGGGGACATATTTGCTTGGGTCCCCCCTACCGCTCCCCCATCGTTGGATTTAACTCAAGAAATTCCTGGTATCCAGAGTTGGTGCTTTCATAATGAAAGACCTCTTCTGGTGAAGGGTACgttttcctgtgtgtgtgcagGAGAAAAGGGATACATGAGAATGGAGACTTTTCAAGCACTTGTTGTATTATTtatgtctttctcctcttttatatAGGTTGAAGCAGGTTAGCTGTGCCTTTCAGTATTTGCTCAAATTGATAGAATTGCCTCTCCCCTCATTCATTTTTCAGTTGGTGGCTGTACATCAGCTGTTGGCTGGCTGTCAGTGGCTGCGGGTGCCCTGATGTCCGTTATCTGATGTCTGTGTCTCTATCATCTCTTCCACTTGGGTGCCAGCAGGTGAGAATGTCCCccattgttctgttttttatGGCAGAGGATGCAGTCAAACTTACAAAGATTTTTCCTTGATCCATTGAAGACTCACTGAGTTAACTAAAGATCATgagcaaatttcctttttttcacagCGAGGTCAGTTTGGAGGTCATCATCGAAGCTGggaaataatgtttttatgtGGCTACTCACCATATCAAAGTTAATTTTCTCTTACTGGAGTTATTTTTCAGAAACGACCAACTGAGAGGACACATCCAGCATTGTGGCCATTTCCTCTTTATCCATGCTACTCTGCTCTCTGAGTCATTCTGCATTGTTTACACAGAATCCACAGCTTTTATGTTGTCCTTCAAATAGTAATGTACTTTATCACACCTAGTAGAAATTTACTAGTTGTACATTGAATTATTTaggggatttttttaaaaccaatttagACAGCTTTTAATTCAAGAATTTAGGATCCAGGCTTATGAAGATCTTAAGACTGTGGCAATATATAAACTTGTGCCATGTCATCTTGACAGGTGCAGACTGAAAATTAAAGCATTTCTACAACCATATTTCTTCAGTGTGATAAGTTCCTAGGCATTCAgggattattatttaaaaaatgtgcttgCTGCCTGCCACTCTGCTGCCAAAAATAAGCTAGTCTGAGGGGGTTAAGTGTTAGAGGACATTCCTGGGAACTATTTCATCTGGGACCATTTGTGACAAAGCATTCTTGAATTCTTTCTaccttctttctctgccttccaaCCAAACCAATTTCTGTCAAAAGAGCTGggacatttttttttgtaaaccaAATATACTACTTACTGCCAAAATTTAtaagggaaaaattaatttaagctGGTAGTTTATCTCAACCATTTCCCGACATCTAACTATTAATGTGAGTCAGCGCCACCAGACACGCTATATACTACAATACCGATTTAGGAAGCAGGAGGGAGgtttggaaaaaaatcattcgGTGTTTGAGCTGCAAAATCTGGAGACAGGGAACTCAAAAGTTCTTTGTTAATAGtcctgtgaccttgaacaagttactttgCTTATCTGATCCTTGGTCTTCAGCTATGAAATGCAGCTCAAAATGACTACCCTGAGAGAAAGTCGGTTGTGTCAAAGATGTTAAAGTGTTACACTAGGGAAAATCACCACTGATTTGGATAGACACATTGCAGAATATAAAAATCCAATGCTTTATTAGATTACACCGTAGAAATTAGGAAACTACTGCATGTGCACGGTTTTCCGTCTAGTTCCCTGCAGGTAAGGTGgtttattttcagaaaaggaCTGAGGAGACTGTTGTCCTGCCGGAAGAGGAGTCCCAGAGAGGTTTTGCGGAGTAAAGTGATAGAGAAACCGCCTTCAGGGTGCGGAAAACCGAGACTCCAGGTTTCGGCTACTTCTCCGGGAGAAAGAGGGGTGTCATTTGAGTCTTTTGTAAGGGAAGGATGAAAGTGACCACTCGCCACAGAACGTTGGCACCAGCGTTCACTAGGAAGAATTACTCCAGGAGACGACCcaagatatttacaaataaacCAGGATACTCACTGCAGGAGGAACGGGGGTGAGGAAAACAGAGGGAGGACATAGGTTCCAGAGACTTCTGTTTTTAGGGCTCTGGTGGATCACCAGAGTATGCCCTTGAGGGAGCGGGCTCTGGGGGCTGGGAGCGATCGCCAGGCAGCGGCAGTTACAGTCCTCGGGGCCCGTGCGCCCTTTCCCGCGCCCCTGTTCAGTGGACTCAGGCGCGCCCAGGGCACCAGCCCCCACGCCCTTACTCCCACGCGGGTCTCCAGGACGACCATCCGGGTCCCACCCCGCCTGGCGCCGCCGAATCGCACTTGCCCACCGAGCAACGGTTTCTGGACTCGCGGCCTTCGACCCCTCCCCCCTCGCTCACGAGAGCCGCAGTGCGCGCCGTTTGGAGAGGGGTAATCCGCCCCGGAACAGACGTGAGCGGCCCCGGGGCGGGGTCGGAGTCGGTGGAGGCGGCTGAGGGCTCTCCCCCGTCCACCCCCGAATTCCCGCCAGTGGTCTCCGCACCTCGCCCGGGGCTCGCACCTGCCCCCTCCACATCCCCCCTCCCCAAGAACGccccctccgcccctccccctccgcccCGAGCCGGCTTCCCACGTAGACCCCCGCCACCCGCCTACCCCTCCGCTGCGCcgctcctcccccgccccccgcgccccgcGGCGCGGCTCTCACGCGCAGCCGAATCCCGCGCCGCCTCCATCAGAGCCGAGCCGGCGGCTCCGCGGAGCAGCCGcctctgccgccgccgccgccgggcccTCCGCGTCCCCTCCCCGtcccgccccccagccccaggcacccaggtccccccctcccctccctcctccctccttccatccctccctctcccctccctccccctccgtTCTCCCTTCGGCTGCAGCCCGAGCCCGGCCCGCCAGCCGGGCTGGCAGGAGGGCGGCGGCGGCACCACCATGAGCTTTGAGGGCGGCCACAGCGGCAGCCGGCGCCGCGGGGCGGAGAGCAGGGACGCCGAGCCGCCCCCATCGcctcccccgccgccgccgccgccgccgggagAGCCGGCCTCGGTCCCCGCGCCTCCGCGGTACCTGCCGCCGCTGCCCACGCCGCCCGCATCCCCTGAGCGCGCCGCGGGGCTCGACGAGCCGCCGACGGAGGTGGTCCCGCGGCGCAGGGGCGCGGACgagctgccgccgccgccgccgcccctgcCGTCCGGCGGCCAGGAGGTGTCGGCGGCCGGCGACTCCGGGGAAGGTCCGAGGCACCTTCCCGAGGCGGCGGTCCCTGAGGCGGCGGCGGGGAAAGGCGGCCCCGGGGAGTCCGAGGCCGGCGCGGGCGGGGAGGGCGAGCAGCGGGGCGCCGGCGACCAGCCCGAGACGCGCTCAGTGTGTAGcagccgcagcagcagcagcggcggcggcgacCAGCGCGCCGggcaccagcaccagcaccaccagcCCATCTGCAAGATCTGCTTTCAGGGCGCCGAGCAGGTGAGGCCCGGCGGGACCCCGGGGCAGCTGGGGTGGGCTCGGGTCGGGACTGGGCCGTCTTGTCTGCGACGACCGACCtttcagcaccacggacagcgcTCGCCTCCTGGTTCCTCTCCTGCCGGGCACGTCCGGTCCAGCCAGCTGAGCGGCGGCTAATGTGTGTTCGCTTTCCCCTTCTGTGAAGGCAGATAAAAATGTCCCGGTGGTGAATACAGGGTTTAATTTGCTCTGCACTCTTTTTTCCTAGCTGGTCCTGCGGTTACACATTCCTCAGGTGCTTTAATGATAATGCCATAAATATCTCTTTTGTGAATTCCTAAATGGATTTTGGTTTATACGTAGCAACAAAGCTATGTTCCTTTTTCTACAAATGTATCCTGACACAGTCCTAGAAACTGGGGGTGAGTCATGTCAAAACCAAAAAGGGCCGGATCTTTCCTTATTGCAAATTTCGGTGACTTCATCTCATTGATGTGAAAAGTGTTACAGTTTTTTACAAGAGAAATAGGAATGTACTTTCACCTTGTGAAAGAAAGGCTATTCAGCCGACAGTGTACTTTATATTTAGTTAGAAACacaattttaaagttataaactACATTAGAGGTGAATGCAAACTTCTATGAGAGTAATGATCATGGAGACAACAGGATAATAGATCTGTCTTACAAAATGTGTGGTCTGAGAAAACATTaggcttaatatttttaaaagtaaggaaattGCGTAAGAATATGCAGGCTTTCAGGAATATAGTGCCCTAAGTCAATATTTATGATgctacatttagaaaaaaataaaagcataatgcTATTGCAAGCTACTTTCTGGGATGCCATGCATTTCGTCTTCAGCAATGATTAAGAATAACTGCAGAGGAAATGCATCTGACCATCCACTTAAAAGTTATTAAAGAGATTTAATAGTACAGCTTTTCCCCAAGGGTATGGGGAGCTATATCTTGCAGACGTTTTGTATGTTGGTAGAACATTTATGTCATAACTCTAAGCAATATCTTTGAAATAGTTTTAAGACTTTAGTTTCATTCCCATCAGaagtataaaaatttaatttcattttctaggNNNNNNNNNNAGTTTCATTCCCATCAGaagtataaaaatttaatttcattttctaggaTAGAATTTGATGCTTGTATCCTTGTAAATGGctgtgaaacaaaagaaagcgggtgttagatttttaaaatagaggcaCGAGCATAACTATTCATTCTGAGCCGTTTTCCTTTCAGGGGGAACTGTTAAACCCCTGCCGATGTGACGGGTCTGTTCGTTATACACATCAGCTCTGCCTGCTAAAGTGGATCAGTGAGAGGGGTTCCTGGACCTGCGAACTCTGCTGTTACAGATACCATGTCATAGCCATTAAAATGAAACAACCTTGCCAGGTACACATGtgtgacatttttttcccctgaaatcaTTTTGCTAAACATGAGTGCACTTGAGTTAAGTTATTACTAAGGATATTTACATATActacttaaaaacattttatgcaAATCACAGTAAAACCAAGATTTAGAATTTGTAGAGATGTGCTTTGAGAAATCTGTGGCATTTTTATCTGAGAAACTCAAGACATTTTATTCAaatggtttcttttattaatttgttgTTTATTAATGAGATTATACCCTTCTTTGTTTCTAAAAGGGCAAGTTGGTAAATGGTTTATACTCCAATTAAATCAATATTATGAATTAGAAATGTTACACagtttattttagtaatattttcttaatttaagcATTGAAGCCCTGGATGGGCTCCATTTATGGGAAACAGGTGCACATAAAGCAAAATTTTACTAGTCTGGAAACTTTAGTTGAATCTATTAGTTCTAATCTGAACACACTTTTCATTTAACCAGGCTTTCTTTTTCATATGAGATTTTTTCACAGTTGAATTTTAGCTAGTTTCATTCTTTGCTGTGTTCAACTACATAGTGGATGCAGAAGTATTCCCAGCAGTTACTCTCAATAATACTACTGAAACTGCATATATTCTTAAACTTTTTGTGTATAGTCACATAATGACGCAATCCTACCCTACAAATGCCCCTGGAAAAATtggctttggtttttttttcatggtGGAATTGATTCAGTTCTTTAAATAGATTGGTGTAGTGTAAAATACAAACTATTAAGAATGACATCTAAGGCAGAATAGTGTGTAATTGATGAAACCTGGTGGTGACATGGGGCTGAAGTTAAGCAGGTATCAGAGAGTAGGGTTCaagacacagagacagaagaggtaatggaaagaaaaggaagagggaattgGAAAGGTcggaggggaaaaaagtaataaaatctgGTATTCCCTGTTTCTATTTAAATTACCAAATTTAGTTTGCATTGAGCCATATAAAATAGGTGAAATTGTTAGTGTTTGTAGAAGGAACCTGGAAGGTAAATTACTACTGCATTAATAATTcaaatttcatagtttttaattTCCGCCTCCTTCATATAGTTTACAATTAATTTGCATCTCTGATACTCGCCATTTAAGGCATGATTAGCAAGGATGAGATGAAAATAGGAATTTTCTCAAGCTGACCTAAGGCTtataaataatttggaaagaagaagaacTAATGTAGATGAGTGATAGGCAGACACCTGACACATTTTCCCAGAACCTCTAACTGATTGAGCTACTTGTGTATCAGTTTATGAATCCATTATAGttgtcttaaaaaacaaatggCACCATGTCTAAAGACCAGGATATGAGTAGTATAATTGAATCTACAATAATTTTATGAATAGAAATATGTGGATATGAGAAATGGAGAGCTTTGGGGCTTCAGTCAAAAGTCCTATGAGAAGTGCTATGATTGAATGTTCAAGAGCTCAAATAAAatgccaaatatttaaaaaattttaccttATGGCTATTACATATCAATTTATTTGGGATGATTACTTCTGAAGTAAATAGAAGTAGGTCCttgatatagttttaaaataaagaagagacaAAGGGCTGGGGCAAAAAATACACCTTACTAATTCTGTTCCTATAGCATAATGAATTGATTACCACTGTGTtttgcttcattaaaaaaattcaataattattttaactaaAGCAATTCCCCAAAATGTGTATATGATAtgaccaaaaaaatcaaaacaaaacaaaaaacaaccaaaacccCCAAATTTACTGAGTATTACTAATACATTTAGGAATAATTTTATGACAACATCATGCAAATATTATCATGATCTATAATCAGATCTGTTTGTAGCAGTGAATTAGAAAATAGTATTTAGAAACAAAGTTGATATGAGTGTGATGATGATAGCCCAAGAAAAGAACTTTTAGGACTATGTTATATACATGTAAAACTCAGTACTCTTAATGAACAGAAATCAGATATAGGGTTCCCAAAGTGTGGATTCTTATACTTGGGGGTAGTTTATTCTCAGATAAAGTTTGACTGATTGTCTGACATTTCGGTTATGGATGACCCTCAAACTGAGCATTAACTCTGAGTTTTGGTTTTCTCCCTTGCTGATGTGAGGCCAAGTAGATTTAGCATCTATCACATT is a window from the Equus quagga isolate Etosha38 chromosome 9, UCLA_HA_Equagga_1.0, whole genome shotgun sequence genome containing:
- the MARCHF11 gene encoding E3 ubiquitin-protein ligase MARCHF11 produces the protein MSFEGGHSGSRRRGAESRDAEPPPSPPPPPPPPPGEPASVPAPPRYLPPLPTPPASPERAAGLDEPPTEVVPRRRGADELPPPPPPLPSGGQEVSAAGDSGEGPRHLPEAAVPEAAAGKGGPGESEAGAGGEGEQRGAGDQPETRSVCSSRSSSSGGGDQRAGHQHQHHQPICKICFQGAEQGELLNPCRCDGSVRYTHQLCLLKWISERGSWTCELCCYRYHVIAIKMKQPCQWQSISITLVEKVQMIAVILGSLFLIASVTWLLWSAFSPYAVWQRKDILFQICYGMYGFMDLVCIGLIVHEGAAVYRVFKRWRAVNLHWDVLNYDKATDIEESSRGESSTSRTLWLPLTALRNRNLVHPTQLTSPRFQCGYVLLHLFNRMRPHEDLSEDNSSGEVVMRVTSV